The nucleotide window GAAGTTTATTCCAGTCATTAAACGAGTGATCAGCCGTAAATGGATGAATAACTTAACCCAATAGTCAGCAAAACTCATTAACCGGAAATCACAGTGCATAAATTTACTTTAATGGATTCGCATATTTTGCTCGGCATTTTCTATGCCGACAAAGGTGCTGATATTGTATGCACAGAGTTGATCGCAAGTTGCGCTGCAATAAACCCTGAAATTCCCTCGCTGGAAGCATTTGCAGCGGCGTTTAACAAACTGTTATATACAAGTATTATCCATCTGGATGGCGATAAAATTTATTTTACCGATTTTGGCCGCGAGCTTATTCATCAAGCCAACACTAACGCTGGAATCCACCCAAATGAACCAGTACAACTTGTGCTAAAAGTGTTGTCCGGTTTTAAATTAAAAAGTATGTGCAACAGAAATGTGTGGTCGCAAGAGCAGTATCAGCAGGCGGTGAATGCACAGCGAAGCAATGCCAACTGAAAAAACCAAAGTGAAAAACTCACCTAAAATGCAATAAAGGAATTAGCTATGCTCATTAAAATCGATGACCTGCGCGGCCCCGAAGTAGCGCAAATACTCACCGAACACCTGGACGATATGTACGCCGTATCGCCCCCCGAAAGTGTGCACGCATTGGACTTGGAAAAACTGCGCCAACCGGAAATCACTTTCTGGTCAGTATGGGACGGCAACCAGCTTGCCGGTTGCGGTGCAATAAAAGAATTAGATGCAACTCACGCCGAAATTAAATCCATGCGCACCGCCAATGCCTATCGCGGCAAAGGTGTAGCGGTAAAACTGATGGAACATATTTTAAGTGTCGCCGCCGAGCGAAAATACCATCGCCTGAGTTTGGAAACCGGCCCACAAGAATTTTTCCTCCCTGCACGCAAACTTTATGAGCGTTTCGGCTTTGAATACTGCGGCCCATTCGGCGATTATCAAGAAGACCCTTACAGTGCGTTTATGACGAAAGTGCTTGTTTGATGAATTAAAAACGCCGTGCGAGAAAATTAATAATGCGATTGCCATGGCTAAGGCCATGAAGGAATAATTCATGAAGCCTACATTTACCCTGTTTGATGCAGCCGACTATTTAGAAGATGAAGAAACTATTGCGGCTTATTTAAATGCTGCAATTGAAAGTGGTGATACCGAACTTTTACTTGTGGCGCTTAAAGACGTTGCCAATGCTCGCAGCATGACTCAATTAGCCAAAGATTCTGGTTTAGCCCGTGCGAGCTTATATAAGGCGCTTACTCCCGGTGCAAAACCACAATTTGAAACTGTCATGAAAGTAGCTGGGGCATTAGGTTTAAAGTTGGAGTTTCATCCCGTCACGCAGCATTAATCCAGTAGAAAATTGCAATTACCCTTCATAAGTTTTTAGAAAAATGCTTGATAGAAAAATAAAAAATGCCGTGCGAGAAATTGCACGGCATTTTTTATTTGAATTTCTAGCTAGAAGCCGAAGCTGATGTTTGTTGTGGTGTGGGCGCGAATGTCAAAACTACTCACTTGTTTTGTCGAGAATTGTAGTTTCGGTGATGTACATATAATTCAGTAAATTTAAACTGGTTTCGTTTATGTTTTCATTTTTTAAAAATACATCATTAGCTGATTTTATTCTTCCATATGAATCAGAGAAGAGTATTATTGTGTCTCTATCATCATTGGAGTAGGCATCTCTATTTTTTTGATGAATAAGCAGGACACAATTAAAAATTTCTTTATCAAAATTATGTAGTTTTCCGTTTTCATTATAAATAAATTCTTTAATGTCATCGCCGTTTAAGTCATCCAGTTTTTCTTTGATATTGTAAATGGAGCTTTTGTATTCGGTTAGTGTGTTGGCGCAAGGTAATTTTCCATAGTGCACTGTTTCATAGGGTGAGCACCCTAAAGACCCAATGATTGCAATTAATAAATAACATTTATTCATATTTTCACCAATTAAATTTGGTAATGAAATTTTTCTTAATTTTGAATTTTCAGATAATTTTACTTTTTGTCAATTACAAAGTTTGGTAGCGTTACATACTTTCTGTTGCTTTATTTCATTCAATAGCATGCATTACCCCTCTTTAAT belongs to Cellvibrio sp. pealriver and includes:
- a CDS encoding addiction module antidote protein — protein: MKPTFTLFDAADYLEDEETIAAYLNAAIESGDTELLLVALKDVANARSMTQLAKDSGLARASLYKALTPGAKPQFETVMKVAGALGLKLEFHPVTQH
- a CDS encoding GNAT family N-acetyltransferase, with amino-acid sequence MLIKIDDLRGPEVAQILTEHLDDMYAVSPPESVHALDLEKLRQPEITFWSVWDGNQLAGCGAIKELDATHAEIKSMRTANAYRGKGVAVKLMEHILSVAAERKYHRLSLETGPQEFFLPARKLYERFGFEYCGPFGDYQEDPYSAFMTKVLV